The window AACGGTCATTTCCGGAAAAGGCCGCACGATCTGAAAGGCGCGGCCCAGGCCCAGGTGGCAGCGGTGCTCGATGGGCTGATCGGTCACGTCTGATGCGCGACGTGAGCCGCAGCGGCGGGCTGGAGGGGGCGCTGCGCCTGATTACCTATTTCGGGCTGGGCAGCGACGGCCTGGAGCACCTGTTCCGCGCCGCCGACTTCGGCGTCTACCTGCGCTCGCGCTCCGGGGCGGCCAGCCTGGCCCACACGCTGGAAATCGGGAAGCTGGTGGCCACCTACGACCTCGAAGGCATCACCGCCCAGGACGACCTGTTCGCCCGCTGGCGAGACCTTGGCCTGCGGCTCCTGACCATGAACGTGCCCGGTGACCAGTTCTTCCCCGCTGCCGAAATGCGCGAATTTGCCCGCGCCTCGGCCGGGGCCGGGGTCGACCACACGCATGTGGAAGTGCCGTCCGTCCTGGGTCACCTGGCGGCCCTGATGGAAACCGAGAAGTTCGCGCCGCATTTGCAGGCGCTGCTGGACACGCCCGTGCCGGAGGCGGCGCATGCCTGAACGCACCCTGGTCGCCGTGCACGGTAACTTCGCCTCGGCGCGCTGGTGGCACGACCTGATCGGCGGCCCGCCTGCCGGGTGGCGCGTGGTGGCCCCGAACCTTCCCGGCTTTGCCGGCACGCCGCACACCGGCGAGGTCGGCATTCCCGCCTACGCCCGCTGGCTCCGCGCCTGGCTGGAGGAACAGCACATCCTTCGCCCGGTGCTGCTCGGCCACTCGCTGGGCGGCGCCGTCGTCATGGAACTGGCCCAGCAGTCCCCGGCAGAGGTGGCGGGCCTGATCCTGGCCGCCAGCAGCCCCCTGGGCGGCCTGGTCACCCCCGAGGAGAATTACCCAGTGCTGGAAATGATGCGCAGTCAACCGGCCCTGCTGGAAATGAGCCTGGGTGCGCTGTTTCCTTCCGGTCGGCCCGCGAATTTTCCCGATCTGGTGGTGGACGGCGGGCGCATGGCTGCCACGCACTACAGTGGCAACGCCCGCGCCCTCAGCGCCTGGCGCGTCAACCCTGAACAGCTGCGCGGTCTTCCCACGCTGGTGCTGGGCGGCGGGCTGGACGCCCTCGTGACCCCCGATATGGTGCGCAGCCAGGCGCAGGCGCTGGGCACCCAGGCTGGCCTGTTTCCCGGCCTGGGCCACGGCTTCCCGCAGGAGAACCCGGCGGCCCTGCGCGCGTGCCTGGAACACTTCCTGCACACCCTGCCTGAAGAAGCCTGAAAATTCCCTTTTCTCGGGAGCATTTCGGCTGGGGCAGGGGAGGTCTGTATCCTGTGTGTCATGACTGAGCTTGCTCCCAGCGTGCCTCTTCACCTTCTTTCCATTCAGTCCTGGGTGGCTTACGGTCACGTGGGGAACGCGGCGGCCATGTTTCCGTTGCAGCGCCTGGGGTTCGAGGTGTGGGCAGTCAATACCGTGCAGTTCAGCAACCACACCGGATACGGCGCGTGGACCGGCATGGTGTTTCCGGCGGAACTGGTGGGCGAACTGCTTGACGGCATCGAGGCGCGTGGGGCGCTGCCCGACTGCCACGGCGTCCTGAGCGGCTACATGGGCAGTGAAGGCACGGTGGACGCTGTGGTGAAGGCGCTTGGCCGCGTGCGGGCGGTCAACCCGCAGGCGCTGTACTGCTGCGACCCGGTGATGGGCGACGTGGGACGCGGCGTGTTCGTGCGCCCGGAACTGCCGGAACTGATCGCCGCGCACGCCATTCCGGCTGCCGACATCGTGACGCCCAACCAGTTCGAGCTGGAGTTGCTGACTGGCCTGAAGGTGGACACGCTGGAGCACGCGCTGAAGGCGGCCCACACCCTGCGCGAGAAATTAAACCCGGGCGGGCCGCGCATCGTGGTGGTGACCAGCCTGGTGCGCTCGGACGCGCCGCAGGGCGTCATCGAGACGCTGGCGGTCACCGGGAACGGCGCGTGGCTGTGCCGCACCCCGCTGCTGCCACTCGACCCGCCCAGGAACGGTACCGGGGACGCCATCGCGGCGCTGTTCTATGGCCAGTACCTCAAGACGGGCAGCGTGCCGCAGGCCCTGAGCCTGGCCATGAGCAGCCTCTACGCCGTGCTGAAAGTAACCCACCAGCTCGGCACGCGCGAAATTCAACTGGTGGCCGCGCAGGATGAACTGCTGCGCCCCAGCGAGGTCTTCGAGGCCGAGCAACTCGGGTAAGTCTCCTGGGTGCAGTAAGACCGACCCCGTCCCCCAGTATGGGGGATGAAATCCGACTGGAAGGAGCAGGAGAAAATACAGGTTCCGGGAGATGTACCCATAGGCAGTGCCTTCCCGACTATGGGGGAATTGGACGGAATCCGTATAAGACTGCTGTGCCAGTCACTTTTCAGAATGGACTGGAGAGAAGCGCCCATGAGCAACGAAGATTTTGCCCGTAACCCCAACACCCCGCCCGAAGCCCTCGCCATGCTCAGCACGTCCCCCAGTGCCGCCGTGCGCCGGCTCGTCGCCCTGAACCCCAGCACGCCGGTGCCGGCCCTGCGTTTTCTGGCCGCCGACGAAGACCGGGCCGTGCGCGAGGCGGCCGCTGGCAACCCCAGGACGCCTGACGACGCTTTCGCGGAAGTGCCGCCGGCCCCTGCCTCCTTGACGCTCAACCCGGAAATCGTTCCGGCATCCTTCATTCCCGCCTCGGAGGTTCGCCAGTCGCCCTCGCTCTGGCAGCGTCTTCTGGCTCTGCTGGGCCGGCGTTAGTTCTCGCTGCCGGACGTGATGGTCTGGCAGCGCCGCGCCAGTTCATGAAAAGTGGCGTGGAGTTCGGGCGGCGAGTCGATTCTGAAATCGACATTCAGGCTCAGCAGAAAAGAGGCGAAACTCAGCAGTTGCTCGCGCTGGCCGCGCAGGCGTGTGCCCCCGGCCTCGGCGGTGATGTCGCTCATCCACATGGACACCAGGCCGCGCAGGGTCTCGGGCGGGGCGTCCAGCCACACGTCCACCAGGTAACTGCGCGGCGTGGGGTGCGTAGAGCGCAGGTAGGCCAGTGCGTCGAACTCCGGCAGGTCGAACACGTCGTCCAGCAGCGTGACGGTGTGTATACGGTCGACCCGAAAAGACCGCAGCGCCCCGCGTTTCAGGCACAGCCCCACCGCGTACCAGCGCCCGTCGAAGTGCACCACGCGGTACACCTGCACGTTCCGCTGCGACTGCTCGGCCTTTCCGGAACGGTACTCCATGCAGATCACGCGGGCTTCACGCACCGCCTGCATCAGCACCGTCAGTTTTCCGGCGTTGGTGTTCACCACCCACGGCGAGGCGTCGAGTTGCACGACCTGCTCCAGTGCCGTGACCTCGGCCCGCAGGTTCTGCGGCAGCGTCCGCGCCAGTTTTGCGCTGGCCGACTGCGCGGCGGGCGTCAACTCGCTGAGGCCCACCAGCCGCAGCGCGTGCAGCCCCAGCGTCAGGCTCAGGGCCTCGTCCGGCGTGAACATCAGGGGCGGCAAGCGGAACCCCGGTTTCAGGCGGTAGGCGCCGCCCACCCCGCGTTTGCCCTCCACCGGAATGCCCAGATCCTGAAGTTTCATGACGTACCGCTGCACCGTGCGCGGGCTGACTTCCAGCCGCCGCGCCAGTTCTGCGCCGGTGATTTCCTCGCGCGCCTGGAGCAGTTCCAGCACGGTCAGGACGCGCAGCGAGGGATCGTAGGTCATGGCGGGGACTCAGAATAGAAAAAAGGAGGATGTAAAACGGCGAGAGAACAAAAGATTTCGGCGGCAGGGCGGCTACTCCGCGCGACTGGCTGGACTCCCGTTTCGCCGACCTGGGGCAGCGTCCGCCGGAGACTCATAGCCTCAGCCTACACCCGAAATACGACACATCCTGACTGCAATTACATTTACGCTCTGAACGTAAGGAGGAATTGAAGATGACCCACCCCGTAATCGTTACCCCGTCCACGTTCCTGAGCCACTGGCAGGGGCACCGCGCCCTGACCCGCCGCGTGATCGAGGCCTTCCCCGAGGACAACCTGTTCACCTACACCGCCGCGCCGCCCATGCGCCCCTTTGGCACGATGGCCTGGGAAATCCATCAGGTCAGCGAACTGACCCTGAATGGCCTGCTGACCGGCGAGTGGACGGAGCCCGACTGGCGCGAAGGCGCCAGCACGGACCGCGCCAGACTGCTGCGCGAGTGGGACGCCCTGAGTGCCCGTCTGGAGGCCGAATTCCCCAACGTCGATCTGAACTTCTTCGAGCAGACGCACCGGCTTCCCTGGGGCGAAATGAGCGGCTGGGCAGCGACCATCTACACCATCGACAACGAAATTCACCACCGGGGCCAGGGCTACGTGTACCTGCGCGCCCTGGGTATCGAGCCGCCCGCCTTCTACGAGAGGTGAAGGTCGTGACCGACCACCTGCTAAGGCCCGCACCGCTCCTGAAGCATGGGCAGGGCCACCGCGCCCAGGGGGAGCTGCGCGAACCGAGCATCACCTCTCCCGGCTTCTTCAACCGCGCCTGATATGGAATTCACCGCCGAACTGTTTCAGTGGCGCGGCCCTGCTCCGCACTACTTTGTCAGCGTGCCTGACGATCTGAAAGGTGCCCTCAAGGCCGCCTCGAAACTCGTCACCTACGGCTGGGGCATGATTCCTGTGACCGTCGGCATCGGTGGGGCCGAGTACGATACGTCCCTGTTTCCAAAGGACGGCGGTTATCTGGTGCCCATTCGCGCCGACGTGCGCCAGGCCGAGGCGCTGGAAGAAGGCCAGCGTCTGACTGTGACCCTCGATATTCGCACTGGGAAAGCTATGCGGGGCGTGCGGCGTATGAAGTGACCCACCCGGCCTGAATTTCTGCGCGCTGGAGGCAGGCCTGTCACATCTGGAAGACATTCACCTCTTCCGTGAACTGAAGCCCCCGCGCTGGCAGCGGGCCCTGCTTGAACCGCCCTCCACCCATCCGGAGGGGGCCGAGCAGGAACTTCAGGCCCTGCTGAACGCCCTGGGCACACCCTGGCTGGATGTACCCACGTTATTCATGGCATGGACGACGTCACCTGGCCGCTGCTGCGCCGCGCCGCCCGGATCACCGGAGCCAGCCGGATCGGCTTCGAGGACGTGCTGACGCTGCCGGACGGGCAACCTGCCCACAGCAACGCGCAACTGTACCAGGCGGACTGGCGACTGATGCAGGAGGTTCCTTTATGACTCACACGGCAAAAGGCACGTTTCAGATCGGCATGCGACCAGCTGAGGCGTCCAGCACACAACTGGGCCGCATGACCTTCGACAAGACCTGGGACGGCGACCTGCGCGGCGAAAGCGTGGGGGAAATGCTGTCCATCGGTGACCCGAAAAGCGGTACAGCGGCCTACACCGTGCTGGAAGTGTTGAATGGCAGGCTGGGCGGGCGGCACGGCAGCTTCGCGTTTCACCAGTACGGCACCATGCTCGCTGGTCAACTGGCCCTGACTTACGAGATCGTTCCCGGCTCGGGCAGCGGCGAACTGACGGGCATCACGGGTGAGCTGAAATTGACCGTCGTGGACAGGGTTCACTGTTACGAACTGGAATACCGATTCCCGGAGTGAAGGCGTATGTCAAAAGTGGATTTCAAGAAGGAACTGAAGCACCTGTACCAGCCCAGCGCTCAGGAAGTCAGTGTAGTGGACGTTCCCGCCATGTCATTCCTGATGATCGACGGCGCGGGTGATCCGAACGGAACTCCGGCGTATACGGAGGCGGTTTCGGCGTTGTTCGCGGTGTCGTACGCGCTGAAATTCCGGGTGAAGAAGGGCGAACCTGGACTCGATTACGGCGTGATGCCTCTGGAGGGCCTGTGGTGGGCCGAGGACATCACGACCTTTAACACCAATGACCGCCGCGACTGGCAGTGGACGATGATGATCCGGCAACCCGACTTCATCACGCCTGACCTGGTGGAGGCAGCCATGGCACAGACGCGCGCGAAAAAACCGCTGAACGCCCTGTCCAGGCTGCGTTTCGAGCCCTTCACCGAAGGGAAGGCCGCGCAACTGCTGCACGTCGGGCCATTCAGCGAGGAAGGGCCGAAGATTCGGCGTATTCATGATTTTATCGTTCAGCACGGAAAACTGAGCGGCAAACACCACGAGATTTACCTCAGTGACATCACGAAAGCCGCGCCGGAAAAATGGAGAACCATTCTCCGGCAACCCATGACCTGCCAGGAGACGCCGTGAACACCCCCGAAATGTACGACTACCTCATGCGCAGTCGCCGCGACCTGTGGGCCGCGCTAGAACGCCTTCCAGACGAAGTTCTTTCCCGCAATCTGCTGAACGGCGAGCGGTTCCGTTGCATCAAGGATCTACTGTTTCACATGGCCGAGGTGGAGGATGGCTGGACGCACCTTGACCTGCAAAACCAGCCCGCTGTTCAGGAACAGTTCCCCGACGTACAAGGCCGCGCCTTTTTCGGTGACGTGCCGCTGGCAGACATCCTCACTTACTGGCGGGCGGTGGAGGCCGACACCCTGCGTTACCTGGGCACGCTGACTGAAGCAGAAGCCGCCCGGAAGGTCGCCC is drawn from Deinococcus fonticola and contains these coding sequences:
- a CDS encoding GyrI-like domain-containing protein — its product is MSKVDFKKELKHLYQPSAQEVSVVDVPAMSFLMIDGAGDPNGTPAYTEAVSALFAVSYALKFRVKKGEPGLDYGVMPLEGLWWAEDITTFNTNDRRDWQWTMMIRQPDFITPDLVEAAMAQTRAKKPLNALSRLRFEPFTEGKAAQLLHVGPFSEEGPKIRRIHDFIVQHGKLSGKHHEIYLSDITKAAPEKWRTILRQPMTCQETP
- a CDS encoding DUF3224 domain-containing protein, whose translation is MTHTAKGTFQIGMRPAEASSTQLGRMTFDKTWDGDLRGESVGEMLSIGDPKSGTAAYTVLEVLNGRLGGRHGSFAFHQYGTMLAGQLALTYEIVPGSGSGELTGITGELKLTVVDRVHCYELEYRFPE
- the pdxY gene encoding pyridoxal kinase; translated protein: MTELAPSVPLHLLSIQSWVAYGHVGNAAAMFPLQRLGFEVWAVNTVQFSNHTGYGAWTGMVFPAELVGELLDGIEARGALPDCHGVLSGYMGSEGTVDAVVKALGRVRAVNPQALYCCDPVMGDVGRGVFVRPELPELIAAHAIPAADIVTPNQFELELLTGLKVDTLEHALKAAHTLREKLNPGGPRIVVVTSLVRSDAPQGVIETLAVTGNGAWLCRTPLLPLDPPRNGTGDAIAALFYGQYLKTGSVPQALSLAMSSLYAVLKVTHQLGTREIQLVAAQDELLRPSEVFEAEQLG
- a CDS encoding DUF1905 domain-containing protein — its product is MEFTAELFQWRGPAPHYFVSVPDDLKGALKAASKLVTYGWGMIPVTVGIGGAEYDTSLFPKDGGYLVPIRADVRQAEALEEGQRLTVTLDIRTGKAMRGVRRMK
- a CDS encoding DinB family protein, which translates into the protein MNTPEMYDYLMRSRRDLWAALERLPDEVLSRNLLNGERFRCIKDLLFHMAEVEDGWTHLDLQNQPAVQEQFPDVQGRAFFGDVPLADILTYWRAVEADTLRYLGTLTEAEAARKVAPDDWHGVQFTVDGLLWHVFIHEVRHSAQITALLRTQGIKPPWLDFLIYQLPPEAKAFVTRDPDGA
- a CDS encoding 3-keto-5-aminohexanoate cleavage protein, which produces MDDVTWPLLRRAARITGASRIGFEDVLTLPDGQPAHSNAQLYQADWRLMQEVPL
- a CDS encoding alpha/beta fold hydrolase gives rise to the protein MPERTLVAVHGNFASARWWHDLIGGPPAGWRVVAPNLPGFAGTPHTGEVGIPAYARWLRAWLEEQHILRPVLLGHSLGGAVVMELAQQSPAEVAGLILAASSPLGGLVTPEENYPVLEMMRSQPALLEMSLGALFPSGRPANFPDLVVDGGRMAATHYSGNARALSAWRVNPEQLRGLPTLVLGGGLDALVTPDMVRSQAQALGTQAGLFPGLGHGFPQENPAALRACLEHFLHTLPEEA
- a CDS encoding helix-turn-helix transcriptional regulator, translated to MTYDPSLRVLTVLELLQAREEITGAELARRLEVSPRTVQRYVMKLQDLGIPVEGKRGVGGAYRLKPGFRLPPLMFTPDEALSLTLGLHALRLVGLSELTPAAQSASAKLARTLPQNLRAEVTALEQVVQLDASPWVVNTNAGKLTVLMQAVREARVICMEYRSGKAEQSQRNVQVYRVVHFDGRWYAVGLCLKRGALRSFRVDRIHTVTLLDDVFDLPEFDALAYLRSTHPTPRSYLVDVWLDAPPETLRGLVSMWMSDITAEAGGTRLRGQREQLLSFASFLLSLNVDFRIDSPPELHATFHELARRCQTITSGSEN
- a CDS encoding DinB family protein, which codes for MTHPVIVTPSTFLSHWQGHRALTRRVIEAFPEDNLFTYTAAPPMRPFGTMAWEIHQVSELTLNGLLTGEWTEPDWREGASTDRARLLREWDALSARLEAEFPNVDLNFFEQTHRLPWGEMSGWAATIYTIDNEIHHRGQGYVYLRALGIEPPAFYER